In the Salvelinus fontinalis isolate EN_2023a chromosome 34, ASM2944872v1, whole genome shotgun sequence genome, one interval contains:
- the LOC129833173 gene encoding zinc finger BED domain-containing protein 4-like, translating into MTIYFTLRIIKEGPTMTEFKRAFSLVWDHFTLVTPNKVQCALCSQRLSFNKNTSAMLRHLRSRHPSEAWYSNSTSGAHSSTSNSTSGVHSTFSNSIISSSGVHSSYSGTTGLNSMFTNNAAAGHHIQVRTTRQEDLDDALVNMLVKDTQPFSVVEEEGFTAFIQKLDPSYNLPNKQALKKMVGSRCEFINDNVVSQMVISDFVSLTSDMWTSIDKHSYISVTGHLVAENAQLSTFLLGISKLPENHKVIHIEEAKNQLVASWGLHSRVAAFVTENSENMVATVQKLGILQLPSFAHVLNLVIKRSMESTLELQDIRSQARAIVAFFKSNQNAEMRLAEVQGQLGRPEQKLIQEVDSRWNSSFSMLERIFDQRESVAAALSTLDTDIIPLGSADYEVIHQCLGVLGSFNQATAELASEKRVSASKVIPLVRMLKITLEKKHGAIIHPTATQLASNLQRELQASCSMVETEQILALSALLDPRFKMLAFGNQGYAQEAVKLLTSECASLIRINPDKDDILPPSTTGSTTPSPTSPHTSSWAMETASISMATSPSKSHDGGLWEMFDSKVGETQSVQSSTADAAVEVQHYLSDPYLNRVENPMHYWEKHSKVYPHLFQLARKYLSVPASSVPCERIFTKAGDVFNKKRSCLSMKAVEQIMLLNKGLV; encoded by the exons ATGACTATATATTTTACATTACGAATAATCAAAGAAG GTCCTACGATGACTGAGTTTAAGAGAGCCTTCTCACTGGTGTGGGATCACTTCACTCTAGTGACACCCAATAAGGTCCAGTGCGCCCTCTGTTCACAACGGCTTAGCTTCAACAAAAACACTTCTGCCATGTTAAGGCACCTACGATCAAGGCACCCAAGCGAGGCTTGGTACAGCAACTCAACATCTGGGGCCCACTCAAGCACAAGCAACTCAACATCTGGAGTCCACTCAACGTTCTCAAACTCAATAATTAGTAGTTCTGGAGTCCACTCATCGTACTCTGGTACTACAGGACTAAACTcaatgtttacaaacaatgcTGCTGCTGGACACCACATCCAAG TCAGGACCACCAGACAAGAGGACCTGGATGATGCCCTAGTCAACATGTTGGTTAAAGACACCCAGCCATTTTCAGTAGTCGAGGAAGAGGGATTCACTGCTTTCATCCAAAAGCTAGACCCAAGCTACAATCTTCCAAACAAGCAAGCACTGAAGAAAATGGTGGGGTCTCGGTGTGAATTCATCAATGATAATGTTGTATCTCAGATGGTAATTTCTGACTTTGTCAGCCTGACTTCGGACATGTGGACATCTATAGACAAGCACAGTTACATTTCAGTGACAGGGCATTTGGTAGCAGAAAATGCCCAGTTATCCACTTTCCTCCTTGGGATTTCTAAGCTGCCTGAAAACCACAAAGTTATCCACATTGAGGAGGCCAAAAACCAACTGGTGGCGAGCTGGGGCCTCCACAGCAGGGTCGCTGCATTTGTCACAGAGAACAGCGAAAATATGGTAGCCACGGTTCAGAAATTAGGAATCCTCCAGTTGCCCTCTTTTGCACACGTCCTGAACCTTGTGATTAAGAGGTCCATGGAGTCTACTTTGGAGCTGCAGGACATCCGCTCCCAAGCGCGGGCTATCGTGGCTTTCTTCAAGTCGAATCAGAACGCAGAGATGAGGTTAGCCGAGGTGCAGGGGCAGCTAGGCAGGCCGGAGCAGAAGTTGATCCAGGAAGTGGACTCGAGATGGAACAGTAGCTTTTCTATGCTGGAACGCATCTTTGATCAGAGGGAGTCGGTGGCTGCTGCTCTCAGCACCCTGGACACGGACATCATCCCTCTGGGATCTGCTGACTACGAGGTCATCCACCAGTGTCTCGGAGTGCTGGGTTCCTTCAACCAGGCCACAGCTGAGCTCGCCTCAGAGAAACGCGTCTCGGCCTCCAAGGTCATTCCTCTTGTCCGGATGCTGAAGATAACCCTTGAGAAGAAGCACGGGGCCATCATACACCCTACGGCTACACAGCTGGCGTCTAACCTGCAGAGGGAGCTTCAGGCAAGCTGCAGTATGGTGGAGACCGAGCAAATCctggctctctctgctctcctagaCCCGCGCTTCAAAATGTTGGCCTTCGGGAACCAAGGCTACGCTCAGGAGGCGGTGAAGCTCCTCACCTCCGAGTGCGCCTCATTAATCCGGATAAATCCGGACAAGGACGACATTCTACCGCCGtccaccaccgggtcaacgacaccCTCCCCGACAtcaccccacacctcctcctggGCAATGGAAACCGCTTCCATCTCCATGGCAACATCTCCGTCTAAGTCCCACGATGGGGGTCTGTGGGAGATGTTTGACAGTAAAGTGGGCGAGACACAGAGCGTCCAGAGCAGCACGGCGGATGCAGCGGTTGAGGTACAACACTACCTCAGTGACCCGTACCTGAACCGAGTGGAGAACCCCATGCACTACTGGGAGAAGCACTCCAAGGTGTACCCGCACCTGTTCCAGCTGGCTCGGAAATACCTCAGCGTTCCCGCCTCGTCTGTGCCATGCGAGCGCATATTCACCAAAGCTGGAGATGTGTTCAATAAAAAGAGGAGTTGCCTCAGTATGAAGGCTGTAGAGCAGATAATGCTGTTGAATAAAGGTCTAGTATAG
- the LOC129833174 gene encoding gamma-crystallin M3-like translates to MSTSMNMGRVVFYEDGNFQGRSYECSSDCADMSSYLSRCHSCRVQSGCFMVYDRNNYMGNQYFMRRGEYSDFQSMMGMTDIRSCRTIPMHRGSYRMRIYERDNFGGQMHEMMDDCDSIMDRYRMSDCQSCNVMDGHWLMYEQPHFRGRMIYMRPGEYRNFRDMGLSGMRIMSMRRITDMC, encoded by the exons ATGTCCACCAGCATGAACATGGGCAGG GTCGTCTTCTACGAGGACGGGAACTTCCAGGGTCGTTCCTATGAGTGCAGCAGCGACTGCGCTGACATGTCCTCCTACCTGAGCAGGTGCCACTCCTGTAGGGTTCAGAGCGGCTGCTTCATGGTCTACGACCGCAACAACTACATGGGAAACCAGTACTTCATGAGGAGGGGAGAGTACTCTGACTTCCAGAGTATGATGGGAATGACTGATATCAGGTCCTGCCGCACGATCCCCATG CACAGAGGATCCTACAGAATGAGGATCTACGAGAGAGATAACTTCGGAGGTCAGATGCACGAGATGATGGATGACTGTGACTCCATCATGGACCGTTACCGTATGTCCGACTGCCAGTCCTGCAACGTGATGGATGGCCACTGGCTGATGTACGAGCAGCCCCACTTCAGAGGCAGGATGATTTACATGAGGCCCGGAGAGTACAGGAACTTCAGGGATATGGGCTTGAGTGGCATGAGGATCATGAGCATGAGGCGTATCACTGATATGTGCTAG